The following proteins are co-located in the Dromiciops gliroides isolate mDroGli1 chromosome 2, mDroGli1.pri, whole genome shotgun sequence genome:
- the LOC122741585 gene encoding 40S ribosomal protein S15a — protein MVRMNVLADALKSINNAEKRGKRQVLIRPCSKVIVRFLTVMMKHGYIGEFEIIDDHRAGKIVVNLTGRLNKCGVISPRFDVQLKDLEKWQNNLLPSRQFGFIVLTTSAGIMDHEEARRKHTGGKILGFFF, from the coding sequence ATGGTGCGCATGAATGTCCTGGCAGATGCTCTCAAAAGCATCAACAATGCAGAAAAACGAGGAAAACGCCAGGTTCTCATTAGGCCGTGCTCTAAAGTAATCGTCAGGTTCTTAACTGTGATGATGAAGCACGGCTACATTGGCGAATTTGAGATCATCGATGATCACAGAGCAGGAAAAATTGTCGTGAACCTCACAGGCAGATTAAACAAGTGTGGTGTAATCAGCCCCAGATTTGATGTTCAATTGAAAGATCTGGAAAAGTGGCAGAATAATCTGCTACCATCCCGTCAGTTTGGGTTCATTGTGCTTACAACCTCCGCTGGCATCATGGACCATGAGGAAGCAAGACGAAAACACACAGGAGGAAAAATCCTGGGATTCTTTTTCTAA